cacacacacacacacacacacacacacacacacacacacacacacacacgcacacacacacgcacacacacacacacagtgacacagacttCTTTGTAAAACCAAATTTAGCTCTGACGTTGAGTGAATCTGAACTTTCTGTGGTAAAAGGTCAGACTgatttaaactgaactgaagtcAGTCTGagagaaggtcagaggtcacggcTGCCTCCAGATACACAGACATAGAAGAGAAAGGCTGGATGAACGTCCGTAGGCTGATTCAGACTAATACACACGTGATACAGATGTGTAAACACAACACGCACTGCACGTGTTGTTGTCAGGAAAGTGTCCTGTTCAGGACTGACACAGGTTGCGTGTCACCGACAGATGTTTAAACCTCTGTTGTGTCACAGCAGATCATGGACAGCGGGGAGAAACCTCCAGGATCATCTCAGAAAACGAAGCAATCGAGCATCTCGGAGAAGAATTTCAGTCATTTCCCAAAACAGAAATCACGTTACGCTGTCTTGCTTTAAAAGGTGAAACCAGTGCTTGTTTCACCAAGTGCATAAAAAGTTTTAATAACATCTCAGTCAATAACAGTTTAATGGATCTTTTAACTTAACCCCTGTAAATGTTCAGATATTGTTTTCGAGTATTTGGCTCATGTTCATGTTTCTCATGTTGGCTGAGATGGTGGAAGAGTTTGGAATAAAGTCAGGAGAACGGCCTCAGAGATGAACATTAAACTCCTGGTGTAATAAACCGACTCAGGCATCGCTCGTGTTCAAACGCGCCAATAAAGTAAAATTTGTCGTTCAAACACAGCAATAAATTTTACTGCCTCAATTTCCACAACAGTGTTTTATCAACAAACTCTTAAGTGGGAAAATTGGGTTAAAACTGGATTGGTTTCAATTACagtaagtgagtgtgtgtgtgtgtgcgtgcgtgtgtgtgtgtgtgttgtttgttacagtaaacacagagataaacaaATGGAGAATAAAGAACTGTGTAAACTTGTTtcttactattattattattattattttaacttaaagggaggaggaatgaaagatgagaaaaaatgTGAAGCAACAGCTGACGAAGGatgaagaggaaatgaagagaaaaaagtgaggagggggaagagacCGTGGGGTGGGGGCGTGCGAGTATTCATGGCTAtcagaaagagagcgagagagagagagagagagagagagacagagagagagagagagagagagagagagagagagagagaataaaaccGAGCTCCGTCACTCAGACTTCTTCAGTTCAGTCTGGACCAAGCAGAgctcactcttcttcttctcctcttatTTACACTGAAGTGAAGAGTCtggatttaatttaattaaatttaaccACCAATCACAGACGGAgactaaaaaacacaaacaggtgagattcctaacatttttttcctgctacttcaaaaagaaaaacacttaagCTACAAACCCCAGCTCTTTGAGAAATCTCAGATCTGAACTAAGAGTCtaaggaaatatttttttcattctgcagAGCTGTGCTTTCTAACCAACCTCctgtcttgttttcatttgatcCAGAATCACCCAGCTTCATTCCTGACACCGTCTCTGCTCTGACTTCAGCCTTGAGAACATCTACACCCTCAAGAACTTACTTCAGCACTGATTCTGAAATTACAGTTGTGGGGTTTTAGGAATCAGAACAGGTTCTTGAACATGTTCTGTGGTAAAAGTCGGATCTAAACCAGGTTCTACAATCACAGACAGATCAGTTCTGAAGTTACAAAGTCTGTCACGGGAACGCTCGGGAGTTGGTTCAGGAGTCACAGCAAGCAGGGAATGGGACCCAGGTCGGGTTCCAGGCCTTCACTCATACCTGGGATGTTTCCTGTGCTGCTGGTCGTCTGGTGTTTGGCGTTTGTAGCTCCAGTTGGTTGCCACAGTAACTTCTCATCTGAGCCAGCCCTATCAGATCAGATGATGGCGGACCTGCCTGATTTCTACAGCACCGACCCACCTCTTGGACCTGGAGTGGACCGTCTTATCCAGGCCTCAGACCGAGAGCCACATGTGGTGCAAGCGACTGCGAACAAGCCCCCGTCTTCCTCCAACTCATCTCGGGCAgttcacacacgcacagcatCGCCCCCAAAATGTCACAGAGACACGTCTATAAAAACAGCCTTTAAGTACATCAACACGGTGGTGTCCTGCGTGATCTTTGCTGTGGGCATCATCGGAAATGCCACCCTGCTGAGGATTAtctaccaaaataaaaacatgaggaACAGGCCCAATGCTCTCATAGCCAGCCTGGCCCTGGGAGACCTGATATACATCTCCATCGACATACCTATCCACGTCTACAAGGTACAGCACAATTATACTCTTCCCCATTCATGTGGATGTCTACAAGTATTAGTTTCTCACAATAATGACACAATAATCAATAAGCAGCTCCACTTCCTGTAGCTTCACCTCTCAGCAGGAcctgaatgaaaaacagcttcccccagtatctgtgtgtgtgttgtgtgtctcagGCGGGAGGTTGAGTGTCACACTGATAGCAGCACTAAAATACCCCACAAACTGAGataacacaccacacacacacacacacacacactgaccctgtGATATTCTGTTaatatgttaatgtgtgtgtgtgcagctcctGGCGATGAGGTGGCCGTTTGCCGACAGCTCGTTCGGGCTGTTCCTCTGCAAACTCTTCCCCTTCCTGCAGAAAGCTTCTGTCGGCATCACCGTCCTCAACCTGTGCGCTCTGAGCGTGGACAGGTAACATTCACCACCACACCACAACATTCGCCAACGGATCCTTAAACCTAAAACCGAGTCGAGAAGTGAGGACCAAACTTCAATAAACTGACAGTTCAGcataacaaacacattcatattttatCCTGAAagaataaatcttttttttttttaacatacagtacatttgtgAAACTGTCACACCTTGTACCCAGGTATCGTGCGGTGGCGTCCTGGTCTCGTATACAGGGCAAAGGTGTTCCCACGGTAACGGCGGTGGAGATAGTGGTGATCTGGCTGCTGTCCATAGTGCTGGCTGTGCCGGAGGCCGTCGGCTTCAACATGGTCACCTTCAACTACAAGAACATGAACATGACGACCTGCATGCTGCAGCCCAACACGCCTTTCAtgagggtgagtgtgtgtgtgtgtgtgttttgaagttGTTTTGATGCTCCTTCTGATTACAGAGAGAAAACTACAAAGAAATGTGTTTGGAAATGTGCAGTTACCATTTCGACATCATCacattctctttttatttatgtaaaaaataaaattctctaAAAAAGTTGAATTCAGCTTGTTGACTCGGGGCAGAGGGTTAGACCCGGGTTCATCTGGATGTTGAATGGTCCGTGTGGGGAGACGAGTGGACGCTCTCGTCCATTTCCAGGacatatttgttgtgtttcagggcGAGGTCTCTTTAACGCAGACAGTTTAGaacttcatttcctgtttgtgtctccagattgtgactgaaacaaacaaactgagccCGGGCACTCGAAGCTGAAGCTGGGTCAGCTGACCTGCTGTCATTTTAACAGCTGACTGAAGCTCGCGCCCAATAATGATGATTTTAGAATTTCACAAGAAGTGAATGAGGCCCCTGAGGAGCCTCCAAAGTCTGGTGCTAAACCACAGTCTACGTTCTAAGTGGGTTCAAAAAGCCTCCAAAGAGACTTAATGCGTTTTCTCTTTGCTCCTGGCTAAATGTTCGTCTCAGGAGTTTTGACAGGAAAGTCTCTGCAGTGTCCTGCACacgtgtgtctctgtgtgttccagTTCTACCAGGATGCGAAGGACTGGTGGCTGTTTGGCTTCTACTTCTGCGTTCCTCTggtctgctctgctgttttctaCGGCCTGATGACCTGCAAGATGCTCACACACCAGGAAGGAAGTCTGAGGATCTCACTGAGCAAACACCTAAAACAggcgtgtgcacacacagacgtacacacatctcatgtatacacacatttggcagtttattaggaacacccaGCTGAAACTAATGTAGTCTGTGGATGAAATAATAGAAGCACGTGGCCATGTAACGCAAGACggttcaacagcagcacaaacaaccATTATATTACCACCTCCCTAAAACGGTTTGTACTGCTGCATTCGATTTATCTCGACGTCCCTGACAAAGGTAAATGTCTCTCTACAGCGCAGAGAAGTAGCAAAGTCTGTGCTCTGCCTGGTGCTGATCTTTGCTCTGTGCTGGTTTCCGCTGCATCTGAGCCGCCTGCTGAAGTGGACCACCTACAAACCCCATGATGCACATCGCTGCGACTTATTAAAGTAGGTGTAGAAAcatgttcacaaaaaaaaagtgtcattaagcgtcattaaaaatgttgtggttgttgtgaaTGCAGCTCATGTTCtgtgttcttcttctgtggttgtaGTTTCCTGTTGGTGCTAGACTACATCAGTATCAACATGGCCACCATCAATTCCTGCATCAATCCCATAATCCTCTACTCCGTCTCCAAGAAGTTCAAAAACTGCTTCAAGGTAAAAACCAAACGCCGCCGTGCTTCGTGGTCGAGCGTGTTGTGGTGATGATGGCGAACGAACCAAACAGCTGTGAATCTGCTTTTCCCCGAGTCAGCGTGACATCACCGCGAGGTCACAGGGTCAGAGGGCGTGAGACATACACAACATAAGataagagtgagagagagagagggagatagaggcTGAAAGACGCTATCATCTGTTCTGGGATTGCAAGTATCTTGAGGACAGAGACCTTGGATAAAGGACTTGTGGGAAATGAGCAGAGACAGTggtttaaaggggcactccaccgTTTTACACAGTTGGGCTGGATGTGAGCACTGATCTCCGAATCATCCAGCCATCATCTACGGGGacttttaaacttaaaataagtTTTACGTGCGTGCTGTGATGACTCGATTCCCACAAAGCAGATGTTTCACACAACAGGTCGCCCTAAACAAACCATTACAACCAGTAAGCCCTGCACGCACGCAACACTTAGCTCAGAAGTAGCCTAAAGCGCAAGGCAAAGTTCGCCTTCAGGATTTCACGATTCCATATTTACAAAAACCTACATTACAAACCGGAGCCGAGGAGTTTGAAAGATGAGGAGGTGGATGTATACATAGGAGTTTCTCATGAAAAGATGTCAcagagttgcattatgggaaatgtaggagtTCTACCACGCAGGGGAACACAGTTCAGGATGCCTTAGTGTTTGCTGTTTAGAGTTTAAcaattcttttttaaacatctgtctCTTTTGAGTTCCCAACTTCATTGAGGTGAAATATTAAATCGCTGGAGTCCCCCTTTAATCCTCACccaccgtctctctctctctctctctctctctctctccctccccccctccatAGTCCTGTCTGTGTTGCTGGTGTTATTCTGGCTCTTTCTCTAACAGTATGCTGCCTCTCAACCATGGGACGAGTCTGCAGTACAAGCACACTGAGCACTGAGAGAGCGTGAGAGTCCGCATCTTCATCTGCAACACAACGCCATGACAACGACCACACAACCctgcactgagacacacactgctgtgtgactCTGTTTATACAAAGGACTATACCAGTACACTAATGTGTAGTTTTTACCTTTTTATAACATATTTATTCAGCtctaaaaattatattttattacaaactAATAATTGTGTGGTGATATGTTATACACTATGCGGCCAGAAGTATGTGGACGGCTGTGTTCACGTGCTTTCTCGCAGGTTTTGGTCTGAGGCTGCTTCTGTTTGACTGGTGGAGGCTGTTGGAGCAGATTACTGTCGGAATCACATGTTCACGTCCACTTACTTTTGACCACGTGGTGTATTTATTATTGTGTTGTATATTTAAAATACTCCCCCGCAGCTCTACCTGCACAGGGAGAAAACGTGTCTGGAGTTTAAAAACGCACTAGCACCCCCCAGAGGCTTGTTGTGTCCATTACACCCCACAATGCGAAGCTTTGTGGTGGACACAGCATTCGTCCTCTGTGCATCAGGAATGTCCACAGCAGCTGCCACTGaaatctgtcagtgtttgttaacATGTCTTTTCAACGCCACCATGACTTAATGAATAATTATTATGAATTATTAGTGAATGCTGTGTTTCCTGGGTCATGCATTTATCAATAAAGCTATATTCTCAGAGCGTTAAAGACCAGTTTTgatttacgtgtgtgtgtttgcttttatcGTGGCATGACCGTGGCTGTAGTGGCTGCAATGCACTGTGGGTAAACTGATGAAGGTGTAGAAGTATCTTTACGTCCTCCGGTTAAAATCCATCAGGGCTCCTCTGCAGGATGAGAGTTATTTCTCTGATCAGCTGAGTCAAACTTTTCTCTTATTTGTGGAGTTTAAAGAAATAACTGCATCAGTCAGTTGTGTTATTTTGTCGTATTCTGAACTgtgacagctgaaaaaaattaaatgtgaaaaatccgaacaattaaaaaatatttctgagaTGTCACAGTTCATCGCCTGTTTGTGCGTCTGTGCTGCCGAACACGTGACTGACGGTGAGCGAGGAGGTCCAGATTCCTCCCGGTGACGCGGGCGCGTAAACACGGGAAACGGGGAGCACAAAACGCGGACAGCCGCCTCCTCCCTGTTCCGCCTGAAGAACGGTCGGCTGTTGTGACGGGTTACCGGATCGATCACCCGATCGATCGGGCCGCTGATCGGCTGATCAACCGAGCCGTGGTCGGGCGGAGGAGAGATGCGTTGCCTGGTAACAGGAGCGGGACCGAGGAGGAAAACAGGCCAAGCGTCGGTCTGAGTGAACATCTTCAGCTTCAGCATCTCTTCTGTCCGTCAGTATTTATTCAGCGTTAATCTCATTGGAACTGTTTCACTTCCTCAAAGCCtccatttaaaataataataatactaataatttttcattttaatgtaaatttaaaaaaaaaatctttgtaaaCACTCTGTGCTGCGTTTGACCTCACTGCACTTTATGCTAATTAACTGTGGAGATATTAAggataaatatttttgtttatgacatttttaaggttTAACagatacctgtgtgtgtgtgtgtgtggactcatGTGTTTTAGTCTGTTCCTAATAGAAAAGACATGCAGTTTCTGAAGATGcttcaaaaatatttctgaaatgtttttttttcacattatttggATCTTGTGGACTCGGGGcgtggtcacacacacacacacacacacacacacacacactgagatttCTCTTAAAATTGACTCTCACCTGTCACCTCCACTCACTCACCTGTTTCCTTCTTACTTCACTGCCTGGTATCTGCCCCCTCCTGCCCCGGCCTGTGGTTCAGGATGTGCCTGTAGTCTGAGGGTGAAGCAGCCGTGATGCCGTGCTCGTGTGCGGAGTGGAGGAAGTGGATCCGCCCGCTGGTTCTGGTCCTCTACGCTCTCCTGCTGGTGGCCGTGCTGCCACTCTGCATCTGGGAACTGCAGAAAGACAAGGTTCATCTGCACCCACCCAGACCAGCTGCCCCCTTTGATCAAGCCTGGACCTCATATGTCAGAAATCACTGCCGATGAGTTAGAGGTTGTtgagttgttgtttctgtctctctctctctgtgcaggttGGGACTCACAGCAAAGCCTGGTTCATCGCCGGCGTGTTCGTTTTTCTGACCATCCCAGTTTCACTGTGGGGGATTCTGCAGCACATGGTGCACTACACCCAGCCTGAGCTGCAGAAACCGATCATCAGGTCAGATCATAATTTCACAGACTTTCCACAGCTGTAATAATTAGAAAATGTCCCTCAGATTCCTCTGAATAGTTCATGACACAAAATGAAAGAGTTAAATAATCAGCCACCGTTTGGAGGGAAACAGAGATGAGTCACAGCTTCTGCTGCACCGAAGACGCCTACAGTCACAGTAACTTGGTAATGATGCATAATATACTGCGCGTTCATTTTTGGGTGAATTGTTCCTTTAACAATAACAGAACAGAGGGGAtgatacacagagacagacgcacacagacacacaaccctGACACTCTCCGTCTCTGGCTTTTCTCCACTAGGATACTATGGATGGTGCCGATCTACAGTTTGGACAGTGTGAGtcattatcacacacacatttacacactaacacacagtgATCAGTCCACTTCACCGCTGATGAAACACACTCCTCAGTAACACactcttctttctgtcctgtGACTCCTGTATGGCCTTGGTGCCCCCCAGTGGCTGGCTCTGCGATATCCCAGCCTGGCCATCTACGTGGACACGTGCAGGGAGTGCTACGAGGCCTACGTCATCTACAACTTCCTCGTGTTCCTGCTGAACTTCCTCAGTAACCAGTACCCCAGCCTGGTGCTGATGCtggaggtgcagcagcagcagccgcacCTGCCCCCGCTCTGCTGCTGCCCGCCGTGGCCCATGGGGGAGTAAGCTGCACCTCCGGTGTCACAGTGTACGATGGGCTGATGGATGTCGTAGCTACACGTGGACTTTAAAttgttctcctttctttttttctgccaggGTGCTGCTGTTCAGGTGCAAGCTGGGAGTCCTGCAGTACACGGTGGTCAGACCCGTAACCACGGTGATAGCGCTGTACGTTTCTCACTGCAACCGTGAGGAAACCATCGAAGCTTTCTCCCTGTAGCCATGGCGACACCATTGAAACTTTCTCATACGTGACTTGTGGTAGCCACGGCAACACCACTGTTCAGACTGTAGTCAGACTAGCTCGTGGAtactttctgtgttttgaaggtcaaaggtcaggctcCGGGTTTGGCTTGAACAAACTGGCCACACTTTAACAGTGTGTAGATGTAAAATGATGATTTGGTGCCGTGAATAGCGTCAGCAGCATGTTGCTAATAAGAGCAGACGCAAGCTGCGAGTACTGCGTCTATTCTGGAAACGCTGACTCGTCTTCTGACATCCTGTGAAATGTTAAGGCTAATTCGGTGTTTCCTCTTTTGTCCCCAGCATCTGTCAGCTGTGCGGGGTTTATGATGAAGCCAACTTCAGCTTCAGAAACGCCTGGTCCTACCTGGTCATAATCAACAACATATCTCAGCTGGTAAAGACGcgtcccacacacagacacgcacgtTCCTGTCTGACATTAGGAGTTCATAATTTACTCCCGTCTCTCTTCAGTTTGCCATGTACTGTCTGGTGTTGCTGTACCGAGCTCTTAAAGAGGAGCTGACTCCCATCAGGCCTGTGGGCAAGTTCCTCTGCGTCAAACTCGTGGTCTTCGTCTCCTTCTGgtgaggatggagggaaggggagagggagggaggagggaggtaaACTGTGCTGATGCACtcaccccaccctcccctctctctcttcaggcAGGCTGTTTTAATCGCGTTCCTGGTGAAGGTAGGCGCGATCTCCGACAAACACACCTGGGACTGGGACAGTGTGGAGGCCGTGGCCACTGGACTGCAGGTACACACATTTACGAACGAATCATATTGCTTCCTCGCAGTCatgtgaacagcagcagctgatatTTAGCTGTGATGTTGTTGCTAAAAGAGAACTCACAGTTTAAGTTTCTCAACTtgacagcagagaacaaaaAGACGAACTTCCGGTCCTCTGCTTTAATGATATTTACATCCATTTTCGCCACAGCGTACAAATACTCTGCTACAAGTGCAGCACTTGGTTTTGGTAAACTTTGGTAATGTTATAGTAAGTATTCACTTTCCATGCACAGAGGACTCCCTGAAAGTCTTCAAAAGCCAGAGGACAAAAATGGAGCCTCTGAGACAACAGTCAATTATTTTGGATCTTTTCACAGGACTTCATCATCTGCATTGAGATGTTCCTGGCTGCCATTGCTCATCACTACACCTTCACCTACAAGCCCTACGTACAGGTAAACACTTTGTCCATCACATCActatgtctatctatctgtctgtgaCACCGTGTATTAATGCAGTCCTGTTCGTCCATCCTCTCCCACCCTCTTTCTTccgtccctccctccatccaggaagcagaggaggggTCATGTTTCGACAGTTTTCTGGCCATGTGGGATTTCTCAGATATTAGAGCCGATGTCACAGAGCAGGTCCGCCATGTTGGTGAGTATATTTACTGATAATCTTGTTAATCtgatcattctttttttctgattactCAACTTAACACTGCAGCTCAAttcttttatatttaaaaaatataaatcaggTCGTACCTTCCTGGGTCGCCCCAACAAGATGTATTTCGGCTCAGCAACTCGACCTGAACACACCGAACACACCGGCCTCCTCACTGCGACCTCCCAGGACCCTGTCGCAGCGGCAGCCACATCGAtgccctcctccccttcttccaGTGGACGGTACCAAGGCCTAGGCCACACCCACGCCCCCCACTCCATCTCAGCTCCTGCAGGATTCACCTCCTCGTCCTGGGAGGACGACAGCGACAGCTCCCCTCCACAGGCAGGCGGGGTCCAATAACAGGGCGACATCACAGCAAACACGCATCCAGGGGTGGGACTGCACGACACGATTCTgtattaaaaccaaaaaaataaagtcGTGTCCACATTTAT
The sequence above is drawn from the Toxotes jaculatrix isolate fToxJac2 chromosome 23, fToxJac2.pri, whole genome shotgun sequence genome and encodes:
- the LOC121177366 gene encoding endothelin-1 receptor-like isoform X2: MGPRSGSRPSLIPGMFPVLLVVWCLAFVAPVGCHSNFSSEPALSDQMMADLPDFYSTDPPLGPGVDRLIQASDREPHVVQATANKPPSSSNSSRAVHTRTASPPKCHRDTSIKTAFKYINTVVSCVIFAVGIIGNATLLRIIYQNKNMRNRPNALIASLALGDLIYISIDIPIHVYKLLAMRWPFADSSFGLFLCKLFPFLQKASVGITVLNLCALSVDRYRAVASWSRIQGKGVPTVTAVEIVVIWLLSIVLAVPEAVGFNMVTFNYKNMNMTTCMLQPNTPFMRFYQDAKDWWLFGFYFCVPLVCSAVFYGLMTCKMLTHQEGSLRISLSKHLKQRREVAKSVLCLVLIFALCWFPLHLSRLLKWTTYKPHDAHRCDLLNFLLVLDYISINMATINSCINPIILYSVSKKFKNCFKYAASQPWDESAVQAH
- the LOC121177366 gene encoding endothelin-1 receptor-like isoform X1; this encodes MGPRSGSRPSLIPGMFPVLLVVWCLAFVAPVGCHSNFSSEPALSDQMMADLPDFYSTDPPLGPGVDRLIQASDREPHVVQATANKPPSSSNSSRAVHTRTASPPKCHRDTSIKTAFKYINTVVSCVIFAVGIIGNATLLRIIYQNKNMRNRPNALIASLALGDLIYISIDIPIHVYKLLAMRWPFADSSFGLFLCKLFPFLQKASVGITVLNLCALSVDRYRAVASWSRIQGKGVPTVTAVEIVVIWLLSIVLAVPEAVGFNMVTFNYKNMNMTTCMLQPNTPFMRFYQDAKDWWLFGFYFCVPLVCSAVFYGLMTCKMLTHQEGSLRISLSKHLKQRREVAKSVLCLVLIFALCWFPLHLSRLLKWTTYKPHDAHRCDLLNFLLVLDYISINMATINSCINPIILYSVSKKFKNCFKSCLCCWCYSGSFSNSMLPLNHGTSLQYKHTEH
- the LOC121177369 gene encoding transmembrane protein 184C-like, giving the protein MPCSCAEWRKWIRPLVLVLYALLLVAVLPLCIWELQKDKVGTHSKAWFIAGVFVFLTIPVSLWGILQHMVHYTQPELQKPIIRILWMVPIYSLDSWLALRYPSLAIYVDTCRECYEAYVIYNFLVFLLNFLSNQYPSLVLMLEVQQQQPHLPPLCCCPPWPMGEVLLFRCKLGVLQYTVVRPVTTVIALICQLCGVYDEANFSFRNAWSYLVIINNISQLFAMYCLVLLYRALKEELTPIRPVGKFLCVKLVVFVSFWQAVLIAFLVKVGAISDKHTWDWDSVEAVATGLQDFIICIEMFLAAIAHHYTFTYKPYVQEAEEGSCFDSFLAMWDFSDIRADVTEQVRHVGRTFLGRPNKMYFGSATRPEHTEHTGLLTATSQDPVAAAATSMPSSPSSSGRYQGLGHTHAPHSISAPAGFTSSSWEDDSDSSPPQAGGVQ